In Peptococcus niger, the genomic window GAAATTGTTGAACAGGCATTGTATAGTGATGAATTAGCGATTTTTGCTGGTGCAGGACTTTCTATAAATGCTGGATACTATAATTGGGAAAAGTTATTAGAAAAACCTGCAAAGGAATTGGAATTAGATATATCCAAAGAAAAGCATGATTTGATTTCTTTGGCTCAGTTTTATTGTAATAAAAAGAAAAGAAGTGCTATTAATGAACTTTTATCAGATTCATTTCCCTCTAATAAAAAACCTACGGAAAACCATAATATATTATCACAGCTTCCAATTTCTACATATTGGACAACAAATTTTGATGCGTTAATTGAAGACGCCTTGAAAGAAAACAATAAAAATGTTTCTGTCAGAAAGAATGATAAGGATTTACAGCTTTCATA contains:
- a CDS encoding SIR2 family protein; this encodes MNNLIEKKELIEIVEQALYSDELAIFAGAGLSINAGYYNWEKLLEKPAKELELDISKEKHDLISLAQFYCNKKKRSAINELLSDSFPSNKKPTENHNILSQLPISTYWTTNFDALIEDALKENNKNVSVRKNDKDLQLSYKNYDAVVYKMHGDIQNPSDAVITRDDYEEYGINSRKLFRDVLEGTLLTKTFLFLGFSFSDPNFNCSL